The following is a genomic window from Rhizobium sp. CC-YZS058.
GCGCACCTCATCGCGGTGGTCCTCCGTCCATTGGAGGATGGCGCGCAAATGCGGCTCCAGCGAACGACCAAGGGACGAGATCTCGTACACCACCGCCACAGGCGCCGTGCTGACGACGGAGCGGATGATGAAGCCACTTGCCTCTAGCCGGCGGAGGCATTGGGTCAGAGCCTTCTGCGTCACCCCGCTATTGGCGCGCCGAAGCGCATTGAAGCGCATTGGGCCGCTGCAAAGGCAGTCGAGCACCAGCAGCGACCATTTTGATGTGATCTCATCCAGCACTGCACGGTTGAGTTCCAGGCCCTCTCGGGATGAGGACGTCATGGCTCGGGATCCTTCAAGCAACCTGGTAGCAAACAGGTGCGTAATTGCATTCACGTATCATATGTATACCTAAGCAGTCTGCAGCAAAAAGGAGGCAGGCATGTCAGAGCGCGTTGTACGCAAAGCCGGCGGACCCGAGGGTAGTGAAACGGGGAAGACCATCCTGGTTTTCGGGGCCACCGGCCAGCAGGGCGGAGCAGTCGCGAAGGCGTTGATCGCGCGGGGATGGGCTGTCAGCGCGCTCGTGCGCGCGCCCGACCATCCCAAGGCACAGTCGCTGTCGCGGCTGGGCATAACACTCTTTGTCGGCGATTTTTCTGACCCCGGCTCACTCGCCAGCGCAATGAACGGC
Proteins encoded in this region:
- a CDS encoding helix-turn-helix domain-containing protein, translating into MTSSSREGLELNRAVLDEITSKWSLLVLDCLCSGPMRFNALRRANSGVTQKALTQCLRRLEASGFIIRSVVSTAPVAVVYEISSLGRSLEPHLRAILQWTEDHRDEVRAAQAAFRERR